In the Festucalex cinctus isolate MCC-2025b chromosome 10, RoL_Fcin_1.0, whole genome shotgun sequence genome, one interval contains:
- the polr2eb gene encoding DNA-directed RNA polymerases I, II, and III subunit RPABC1, translating into MDDEEETYRLWKIRKTIMQLCHDRGYLVTQDELDQTLDDFKSQFGDKPSESRPRRTDLTVLVAHNDDPTDQMFVFFPEEAKVGIKTIKMYCQRMQEENITRAIIVVQMGMTPSAKQSLVDMAPKYILEQFLQQELLINITEHELVPEHIVMTKEEVTELLARYKLKESQLPRIQAGDPVARYFGLKRGQVVKIIRPSETAGRYITYRLVQ; encoded by the exons ATGGACGACGAAGAGGAAACATACAGACTGTGGAAGATTCGCAAGACCATCATGCAG CTATGCCATGACAGAGGCTACCTGGTCACCCAGGATGAGCTGGACCAGACTTTGGACGACTTCAAGAGTCAATTCGGAGACAAACCCAGCGAGAGTCGACCCAGACGAACGGACCTCACCGTGTTGGTGGCGCACAACGATGACCCCACCGACCAGATGTTTGTTTTCTTCCCAG AGGAGGCCAAAGTGGGCATCAAGACTATCAAGATGTACTGTCAGAGGATGCAGGAGGAGAACATCACACGAGCCATCATCGTGGTCCAGATGGGAATGACGCCCTCCGCAAAACAG TCTTTAGTAGATATGGCACCAAAGTACATCCTTGAGCAGTTTCTACAGCAGGAGCTTCTCATCAATATTACAGAACACGAG CTTGTGCCAGAACACATTGTCATGACAAAAGAGGAAGTGACAGAGCTCCTGGCCAGATA TAAACTCAAGGAAAGTCAGCTGCCCAGGATCCAAGCCGGAGACCCCGTGGCTCGCTACTTTGGCTTAAAGAGAGGGCAG GTGGTGAAAATCATCAGGCCGAGTGAGACAGCTGGACGGTACATCACCTATAGACTGGTGCAGTGA